In Stieleria varia, one genomic interval encodes:
- the brxC gene encoding BREX system P-loop protein BrxC, whose product MIKNSELFVRDPAHSELMNNGQARITSEGTDQERDTLREELSNFVCEGQYEDGMVRILESYLQHLNGTSQPAAWVSGFFGSGKSHLLKMLCHLWIDTEFPDGSRARSLVKDLPEDVVAALKELDTEGRKAGGLHAVSGTLPSGDTSSVRLTVLGMILRSKGLPEQYAPAKFCLYLKNNGFYDQVKAAVEAKGKDFFRELNDLTVSPVLHDALVEVDAGYGDRKSARETIRGQFKKPADISSSELLQLTREVLSVDGKLPCTIIVLDEVQIHIGDSKDRTRDVVDVAEALSKQLESRIIVVGAGQNALASQAPHFKWLQDRFTIPIELSDTDVETVTRRVLLQKKPEHVDAIRKCLDVHSGEIERQLSGTRIGSKGSDRQIMVEDYPLLPVRRRFWEHVFRAVDPTGTSGMLRSQLRIIHDALHDYASSGLGTVVPADLMFDQLQPSLVHQGVLLRELDETIRSLDDGTEKGKLKRRLCGLTFLIRKIPREAGFDIGVRASEEMLADLMVSDLQDDGARLRKEIPDLLEELVNDGILLKDHSEYNLQTKEYSDWDAEFRKREQQLNANSSELTTKRDALIRAASHDAIKGISLIQGERKEKRKLAIHFGDDAPVVDGDAVPVWIRDEYSASEKNVVDSARAAGTDSPIVFVFLPRGNSKDLEKQIVRHEASTGTIKIKGVPSTPEGDEARSAMESRQTDAQRTRDEILGEIVDAAKVFKGGGAEVMSLTIEEKVKDAAKDALDRMFPKFGDGDHKNWPVVISRAKNNDDAPLGAVSWTGETKAHPVCKAILREIGAGCEGRQLQKIFGNAPYGWSQDAIDGAIMALHNSGDITVRAGGDSVPPGKLDQTKIKKAELRQETITLSASDKIALRGLFPTAGVPTRPSDDLEDKSSEFLKAMFDLASRAGGDAPLPVRPNTDHLTDLRNHAGNERLAKMLAVRDELSKQAEDWTSLAELSEKRMPQWERLGRLMKHGEGMDEFADIQSAADGIRDSRLLLEKTDHVTPLVKKAAAALRSAVTSSHDQYENTYNSELNTLKASDSWQKTDAAKQSELMQAEGLDGVPAISVGSDDELLRTLDATPLSSWKDKTDALKSRFASADARAAKLHEPKLQRMHLSSGTLKTPEDVKSWLAEQEAAINQKLKDGPVVIS is encoded by the coding sequence ATGATTAAGAACAGCGAGCTATTCGTCCGTGATCCAGCCCATTCGGAGCTGATGAATAATGGTCAGGCACGGATCACGTCGGAAGGTACCGACCAGGAACGCGACACGCTTCGCGAAGAGCTTTCAAATTTTGTATGCGAAGGCCAGTACGAAGATGGAATGGTTCGCATCTTGGAGTCGTATCTTCAGCACCTTAATGGCACAAGTCAGCCGGCCGCTTGGGTCAGCGGCTTCTTTGGAAGTGGTAAATCTCACCTTCTAAAGATGCTGTGTCACCTCTGGATCGACACCGAGTTTCCTGATGGTTCTCGCGCCCGTTCGCTGGTAAAGGATTTACCCGAGGACGTGGTCGCAGCGTTGAAGGAGCTGGACACCGAAGGCCGCAAGGCTGGTGGGCTCCACGCCGTTTCGGGGACGCTGCCCTCAGGTGACACCAGCAGCGTTCGTTTGACCGTCTTGGGCATGATTCTGCGATCAAAGGGACTGCCCGAACAATATGCTCCGGCGAAGTTCTGCCTCTACCTCAAGAACAACGGTTTCTACGATCAAGTCAAAGCTGCCGTTGAAGCCAAGGGAAAAGACTTCTTTCGGGAGCTGAACGACCTGACGGTCAGTCCCGTTTTGCACGACGCCTTGGTCGAGGTCGATGCTGGATATGGCGACCGCAAGTCGGCACGGGAAACGATCCGAGGGCAGTTCAAGAAACCAGCGGACATTTCCTCGTCAGAATTGTTGCAGCTGACACGTGAGGTGCTTTCGGTCGATGGGAAGTTGCCATGCACGATCATCGTGCTGGATGAAGTGCAAATCCACATCGGCGACTCGAAGGATCGGACTCGAGATGTGGTCGATGTTGCCGAGGCGCTCAGCAAGCAGCTGGAATCGCGGATCATCGTCGTTGGCGCGGGCCAGAATGCTCTCGCGTCACAGGCACCACACTTCAAATGGCTTCAAGATCGCTTCACCATTCCGATCGAGCTTTCGGATACCGATGTCGAAACGGTGACGCGTCGTGTCTTGTTGCAGAAAAAGCCCGAACACGTTGACGCGATTCGTAAATGCCTTGATGTGCACTCCGGTGAGATTGAACGTCAGCTCTCCGGGACGCGAATAGGAAGCAAAGGCAGCGACCGCCAAATCATGGTTGAGGATTACCCATTGCTGCCGGTGCGTCGTCGGTTTTGGGAGCACGTGTTCCGCGCCGTCGATCCAACAGGCACGAGCGGAATGCTTCGGTCCCAGCTGCGGATCATTCACGATGCACTGCACGACTACGCATCCAGCGGACTAGGCACGGTGGTGCCGGCCGACCTGATGTTCGACCAGCTTCAGCCGAGCCTAGTTCACCAAGGTGTGCTACTTCGTGAACTCGATGAAACAATTCGATCACTCGACGACGGCACCGAAAAGGGAAAACTGAAACGCCGGCTTTGCGGTCTGACCTTCTTGATTCGCAAGATCCCACGTGAAGCAGGTTTTGACATCGGCGTTCGCGCGTCGGAGGAGATGTTGGCCGACTTGATGGTCAGCGATCTGCAAGACGACGGGGCGCGGCTTCGCAAAGAGATTCCAGACTTGCTTGAGGAGCTGGTCAACGACGGGATTTTGCTGAAGGACCACAGCGAATACAACCTTCAAACCAAGGAGTATTCCGACTGGGACGCTGAGTTCCGCAAGCGAGAGCAGCAGCTCAATGCAAACTCAAGCGAGCTGACCACCAAGCGCGACGCGCTCATCCGTGCAGCCAGCCATGACGCCATCAAGGGCATTTCGCTGATCCAAGGTGAACGAAAAGAAAAACGCAAATTGGCGATCCACTTCGGTGACGATGCCCCAGTCGTGGACGGTGATGCGGTGCCCGTATGGATTCGCGATGAGTACTCGGCCAGTGAAAAGAACGTGGTCGATTCAGCTCGTGCCGCCGGAACCGACAGTCCGATTGTCTTTGTCTTCCTGCCCCGTGGAAACTCGAAGGACTTGGAGAAGCAGATCGTCCGGCATGAGGCTTCGACAGGAACCATCAAGATCAAGGGCGTTCCAAGCACGCCAGAAGGTGACGAAGCGCGGAGCGCAATGGAAAGTCGGCAAACCGATGCCCAGCGTACTCGCGATGAAATCCTCGGAGAGATTGTCGACGCCGCCAAAGTATTCAAGGGTGGCGGTGCCGAGGTGATGTCGCTGACGATCGAGGAAAAGGTCAAAGATGCCGCTAAGGATGCTCTCGACCGGATGTTCCCCAAGTTTGGTGACGGCGACCACAAGAATTGGCCCGTCGTCATTAGTCGCGCCAAGAACAACGACGACGCACCGCTGGGGGCCGTCAGTTGGACGGGCGAAACCAAGGCCCACCCGGTGTGCAAGGCGATTCTGCGTGAGATAGGAGCTGGTTGCGAAGGTCGTCAGTTGCAGAAGATTTTTGGGAATGCACCCTACGGTTGGTCGCAAGACGCGATTGACGGCGCAATCATGGCGCTGCACAACTCAGGCGATATCACGGTTCGCGCTGGCGGTGACAGTGTCCCGCCAGGCAAGTTGGACCAAACCAAGATTAAGAAAGCGGAACTTCGACAGGAAACGATCACGCTATCGGCCAGCGACAAGATTGCGCTTCGCGGGTTGTTCCCGACCGCCGGGGTTCCGACACGCCCCAGCGATGACTTGGAGGACAAGTCAAGCGAGTTCCTCAAGGCGATGTTTGACTTGGCCAGCCGCGCCGGCGGCGATGCCCCACTACCTGTTCGTCCCAATACGGATCATCTGACTGACCTGCGAAATCACGCAGGCAACGAACGCCTCGCAAAAATGCTGGCGGTCCGCGATGAACTGAGCAAACAAGCCGAGGATTGGACATCGCTTGCTGAGCTGTCCGAGAAGAGAATGCCCCAGTGGGAACGGCTTGGCCGGCTGATGAAGCACGGCGAGGGGATGGATGAGTTCGCTGACATTCAATCTGCGGCCGATGGAATACGCGACAGTCGTTTGCTGCTAGAGAAGACCGACCACGTAACACCGTTGGTGAAGAAGGCTGCAGCAGCATTGCGGTCGGCAGTCACTTCTTCTCACGACCAATACGAAAACACTTACAACTCCGAGTTGAACACTTTGAAGGCCAGCGATTCCTGGCAGAAGACGGATGCAGCAAAACAGTCTGAGTTGATGCAGGCGGAAGGGTTGGACGGGGTTCCGGCGATCTCCGTTGGCAGTGACGACGAACTGCTGCGAACGCTGGATGCGACCCCGCTTTCATCATGGAAAGACAAAACAGATGCACTGAAGAGTCGATTTGCCAGTGCCGACGCGAGAGCAGCCAAGTTGCATGAACCCAAGCTTCAACGCATGCACTTGTCGAGTGGAACGTTGAAGACGCCTGAGGATGTGAAGTCGTGGTTGGCAGAGCAGGAAGCAGCCATCAATCAAAAACTGAAAGACGGCCCCGTCGTCATTAGTTGA
- a CDS encoding BREX protein BrxB domain-containing protein: MGRIEDLADSYERNIKAPWQKNLAGAQKAIFVVYAKEDERKLNARIGDFEVRTKGAGYGWRQLDLAPLFPAWMSAEEYRESYFECPEDLQLKLDTEFFDYVVAAVRAELTADDVDENTVVAIYGTSSLYGFLRVSEVLDKSVGDIRGRMVLFFPGTFQQDNYSLLGARDGWNYLATPITLHQGE; this comes from the coding sequence ATGGGACGAATTGAAGACCTGGCCGACAGTTACGAGCGAAACATCAAAGCGCCTTGGCAGAAAAATCTCGCTGGCGCCCAGAAAGCAATCTTCGTCGTCTATGCGAAAGAGGATGAACGAAAGCTCAATGCACGAATCGGTGACTTTGAAGTTCGCACGAAGGGTGCCGGCTATGGCTGGCGGCAGCTTGATCTCGCGCCACTGTTTCCCGCTTGGATGTCAGCGGAAGAATACCGTGAGTCCTATTTTGAATGTCCTGAAGATTTGCAGCTCAAGCTGGACACTGAGTTTTTCGACTATGTCGTCGCGGCTGTGCGGGCCGAGTTGACTGCCGACGATGTTGACGAAAACACTGTCGTCGCAATCTACGGCACATCTTCGCTGTATGGATTCCTGCGAGTCTCCGAGGTCCTCGACAAATCGGTCGGCGACATCCGCGGACGCATGGTGTTGTTCTTTCCTGGAACATTTCAGCAGGACAACTACAGCCTGCTGGGCGCTCGTGATGGCTGGAACTATCTCGCCACGCCCATCACGCTTCACCAAGGCGAATAG
- a CDS encoding SAVED domain-containing protein — translation MSASSARQLGDEAHQHLFWYKACRMLADGKIASVGYETAEFKAFDDVGIKYLSPQPDGCGSHYDERHVQAKFSVGSEKQISGETLTDPGLINASKVSLLQRLRYAVDSSNQTGRRCLFELWAPWQIDPGDVLAKIHRRDHGTLDLDKLFAGKTAKSKSGKLRKAWADHLEINMNDRAEFDRIFGRLRLTQDMRSFTHIRDELSSIMPLAGLKPVNMACISDVYCTLIQRLSRDGSQWFSPSRIESICRAEGLWIGKPSLSIPATQLGIRSFSRFAESLEDTVDDLLCLEEFFDDRHISDVSHWQTDVLPRLQEFLSKNLNPGQLTRLHLPVVSSIAFTAGYLAEPKLGAKIEIVQPGSLGEVTWSASSDQSASVNWTVDQQDLNTSADAIVVAISISHYVRQDVTAFASEKISDARAVLDIRLDQVGQAAIRNGQHAFDAANQLSTLIKAKQAELGCVKAHLFWAAPNSFAFLLGQASRTLGPISLYEFDFGGAGVGRYTHCFTLNPDFRLN, via the coding sequence GTGAGTGCAAGTTCAGCACGCCAGTTAGGGGACGAAGCCCATCAGCATCTTTTTTGGTATAAGGCTTGTCGGATGCTTGCTGACGGGAAAATTGCGTCAGTTGGCTATGAAACCGCGGAATTCAAGGCTTTTGACGATGTCGGCATAAAGTACCTGTCACCGCAACCGGATGGATGCGGTAGCCATTACGACGAGCGCCACGTCCAAGCGAAATTCTCCGTAGGCAGCGAAAAGCAGATCTCTGGAGAGACGCTCACAGACCCTGGCCTGATCAATGCAAGCAAGGTTTCATTGCTGCAGCGACTTCGCTATGCGGTTGACTCATCCAACCAGACAGGGCGGCGATGCCTATTTGAACTTTGGGCTCCGTGGCAGATCGATCCGGGCGACGTACTGGCGAAAATTCACCGACGTGACCACGGAACGCTGGACCTAGACAAGCTATTTGCGGGCAAAACGGCCAAAAGCAAATCGGGCAAGCTACGCAAGGCTTGGGCGGACCATCTGGAGATCAACATGAACGATCGAGCCGAATTCGATCGTATTTTTGGCCGTCTTAGGCTCACGCAAGACATGCGGTCGTTTACCCACATCCGCGATGAGCTGTCGTCAATCATGCCGCTTGCCGGCTTGAAGCCGGTCAACATGGCGTGCATTTCCGATGTGTACTGCACCCTGATTCAACGACTGAGCCGTGACGGGTCGCAATGGTTCAGCCCCAGTAGAATCGAATCGATATGCAGAGCTGAGGGCTTGTGGATTGGGAAGCCGAGCCTTTCAATTCCGGCGACACAGCTGGGGATTCGCAGCTTCTCAAGATTCGCAGAATCGCTCGAAGACACCGTCGACGACCTGCTATGTCTCGAGGAATTCTTTGACGATCGACACATTTCTGACGTCAGCCATTGGCAGACAGATGTTCTTCCGCGGCTACAAGAGTTTTTGTCAAAGAATCTGAACCCCGGCCAATTGACTCGACTACATCTTCCCGTCGTCAGCTCGATAGCGTTCACGGCAGGCTATCTCGCTGAACCGAAACTTGGTGCAAAGATCGAAATCGTCCAACCGGGGTCGCTCGGCGAAGTGACTTGGTCAGCATCAAGCGATCAATCAGCTTCAGTCAATTGGACGGTAGACCAACAAGACTTGAACACGTCAGCCGACGCGATTGTGGTTGCGATCAGTATTTCGCATTACGTCCGACAGGATGTGACTGCGTTTGCAAGCGAGAAAATCAGCGACGCCCGCGCCGTACTCGACATTCGACTAGATCAGGTTGGGCAGGCTGCGATTCGCAATGGGCAGCACGCGTTTGATGCAGCGAACCAACTGTCCACCCTAATCAAAGCGAAGCAGGCTGAGCTTGGATGCGTGAAAGCCCATCTGTTTTGGGCCGCACCGAATTCGTTCGCGTTCTTGCTTGGGCAGGCGTCTCGGACCCTGGGACCTATTTCTCTTTACGAGTTCGATTTTGGCGGTGCTGGCGTTGGTCGGTACACGCACTGTTTCACTCTGAACCCGGACTTTCGTCTGAACTAA
- a CDS encoding SMODS domain-containing nucleotidyltransferase — protein sequence MELPSYFADFLSAIRPTEAQRKKMQERHIELRDRLRADEELGPLIVSTFIQGSYRRFTANRPTDGSRCDVDIIAVTKIHENDCTAEEALEKFRPFLVKHYKGKYQRQGRSWGINVDSDISLDLVPTSAPSEAEEQAMANAKVFEWDFPDIPDLGNPLTYNSLILEGSGYQFNQFTKAASAPDWKTQPLRIPDRDANSWGDTHPLEQIRWTWEKSKLTNGHFVNVAKAIKRWRQVKQPTPKYPKSYPLEHMIGDCCPDGIQHVAAGVAETFEEMERRYRPYVKMGIKPQIWDRGVMGHDVLKRVSFEDFSAFLDLSKDAAVLAREALDADTVKGSANLWRKLLGDEFPEPPDNGGGGGSSTGGGGGYTPRVKNTTIDGGRFA from the coding sequence ATGGAATTGCCTTCCTATTTCGCAGACTTTCTTTCCGCCATCCGGCCAACCGAAGCTCAGCGGAAGAAAATGCAAGAGCGACACATTGAGTTACGCGATCGGCTGCGTGCGGATGAAGAACTCGGGCCGCTGATCGTATCGACCTTCATTCAGGGCAGCTATCGTCGATTCACCGCCAATCGTCCCACCGATGGCAGTCGCTGCGACGTCGATATAATCGCGGTGACCAAAATTCATGAAAACGATTGCACCGCCGAAGAGGCTCTGGAAAAATTCCGACCGTTTTTGGTAAAGCACTACAAGGGAAAATACCAGCGTCAGGGGCGATCCTGGGGAATCAATGTCGACAGCGACATTTCGCTGGATCTCGTTCCCACTTCCGCGCCATCGGAAGCAGAAGAGCAGGCGATGGCGAACGCGAAGGTTTTTGAATGGGACTTTCCAGACATCCCTGATCTTGGCAATCCGCTGACGTACAACAGTCTTATCCTTGAAGGAAGCGGCTATCAGTTTAATCAGTTCACCAAGGCCGCCAGTGCTCCGGACTGGAAGACTCAGCCGCTGCGAATTCCCGATCGTGACGCAAATTCGTGGGGCGACACGCACCCGCTGGAGCAGATTCGCTGGACCTGGGAGAAGAGCAAACTGACCAACGGGCACTTCGTGAACGTCGCTAAGGCAATTAAACGGTGGCGTCAGGTGAAACAGCCGACGCCCAAGTATCCGAAGAGCTACCCGCTTGAACACATGATCGGTGATTGTTGCCCTGACGGAATTCAACACGTTGCCGCCGGGGTGGCCGAAACATTTGAAGAGATGGAGCGACGATATCGACCCTACGTCAAAATGGGGATCAAACCGCAGATTTGGGACCGAGGAGTCATGGGTCACGACGTTCTTAAACGCGTTTCGTTTGAAGACTTTTCAGCCTTTCTTGATCTCTCGAAGGACGCCGCTGTTCTTGCGCGAGAAGCTCTCGATGCCGACACGGTCAAAGGAAGCGCGAACCTCTGGCGTAAACTATTGGGTGATGAGTTTCCTGAGCCGCCGGACAATGGCGGCGGCGGTGGATCGTCGACGGGAGGCGGTGGAGGCTACACGCCTCGCGTCAAAAACACGACGATTGATGGAGGGCGTTTCGCGTGA
- a CDS encoding HesA/MoeB/ThiF family protein: MIHWQPLALPPVSFGINFAKGFRPNDEGYWRRDRRELVGNGETINWQTGKSWGKDDLTIRGRLENKLSDKRIAIIGAGAVGSVLSELMCRAGAHKLTIVDYDDLEQGNLCRHLLDISDLGQNKAVAMATRLNKGHPHSACTAIDARFPKQTQQQNLKLQEADLVIDCTGDDQVTRDLASFAWTDEKQIVSLSLGYAAKRLYFYANPSGKFDPKDFASKVTPFLEQDASEHDGQLLHQGIGCWHSAFPARIDDVWMLTSAGIKLLEAWCTGLSEGNFAVLEQVIDEGGFSGIIRRGAA; encoded by the coding sequence ATGATTCACTGGCAGCCACTGGCCCTACCCCCTGTTTCCTTTGGCATCAATTTTGCCAAGGGATTTCGCCCCAATGATGAAGGTTACTGGCGCCGCGATCGGCGCGAGTTGGTCGGAAACGGCGAGACGATAAATTGGCAAACCGGTAAGAGCTGGGGCAAAGACGATTTGACCATCAGAGGACGACTCGAAAACAAATTGAGTGACAAAAGAATTGCGATCATTGGAGCCGGCGCGGTTGGGTCGGTTTTGTCTGAGTTGATGTGTCGTGCAGGGGCGCACAAACTCACAATCGTGGACTATGACGATTTGGAGCAGGGGAATCTTTGCCGTCACCTCCTAGACATCAGCGACCTCGGACAGAACAAAGCGGTCGCGATGGCAACTCGACTGAACAAAGGCCACCCACATTCGGCCTGTACAGCGATCGATGCGAGATTTCCTAAGCAAACGCAGCAACAGAATCTGAAACTCCAAGAGGCAGACCTAGTCATTGATTGCACCGGCGATGATCAGGTAACTCGTGATCTGGCGTCGTTTGCCTGGACAGATGAAAAGCAAATTGTGTCACTGTCGCTCGGCTATGCAGCCAAGAGGCTGTACTTCTACGCAAACCCGTCTGGTAAATTCGATCCTAAGGACTTTGCGTCGAAAGTAACTCCATTTCTTGAGCAGGATGCGAGCGAACACGATGGCCAGTTGTTGCATCAGGGCATCGGGTGCTGGCACTCAGCCTTTCCAGCACGCATTGATGATGTTTGGATGTTAACATCGGCCGGAATAAAGTTGCTGGAAGCATGGTGCACTGGTTTGTCAGAGGGCAATTTCGCTGTACTAGAGCAAGTTATCGATGAAGGCGGATTCTCCGGTATTATCCGGCGCGGAGCTGCATAG
- a CDS encoding Mov34/MPN/PAD-1 family protein, producing the protein MLFPYEYWSECGKFGLQIPEKQQGELISFCRNAGSIETGGILLGRYVEADSCALVTIVTGPPPDSRQTSSAFDRGVNGLQQLLDRLWTKNEAYYLGEWHYHPAQVPTASPQDKLQMQSIAGSQDYACPEPLLVIVSHGGNTTEFHLAVSVHRSKMQPIALK; encoded by the coding sequence GTGCTATTCCCCTATGAGTATTGGTCCGAGTGCGGAAAATTCGGGCTGCAGATTCCCGAGAAGCAGCAGGGCGAACTCATATCGTTTTGCCGAAACGCAGGAAGCATCGAGACGGGCGGTATTCTGCTAGGCAGATACGTCGAAGCTGATTCATGTGCGCTGGTTACAATCGTTACAGGGCCTCCACCGGATTCAAGGCAAACCAGTAGTGCATTTGACCGTGGGGTGAACGGCCTGCAGCAATTGCTGGATCGATTGTGGACTAAGAACGAGGCATACTACCTTGGCGAGTGGCACTACCACCCCGCACAAGTTCCAACCGCAAGTCCGCAAGACAAACTGCAAATGCAAAGCATTGCCGGTAGTCAAGACTACGCCTGTCCTGAACCTTTGCTAGTTATTGTTTCACATGGAGGCAATACGACCGAATTTCATTTGGCCGTTTCCGTTCACAGGTCAAAAATGCAGCCTATTGCACTAAAGTGA
- a CDS encoding helix-turn-helix domain-containing protein, producing MSEYENGERNPALLTIYRLANAIGVTPAELVDDL from the coding sequence ATTTCTGAATACGAGAATGGCGAGCGAAACCCCGCGCTGCTGACGATCTACCGTTTAGCCAATGCAATAGGCGTCACACCAGCCGAGTTGGTCGACGACCTGTAG
- the tnpA gene encoding IS66 family insertion sequence element accessory protein TnpA encodes MTRKPDPAQRQAWRELISRQSHSGLSIARFCDNQRISTASFYKWRRELSQTADQPRQTFLPVEVLPGESIDDEPPLRVRLTVGAVIEIPAQRIDILLAVIERIQTSGSLSLAQQKKTKGSGFLGERKEKTKGSNFLGERNWQTTRPDPLDRLTPLIALH; translated from the coding sequence ATGACGCGAAAACCGGATCCTGCCCAGCGGCAGGCTTGGCGAGAATTGATCTCTCGCCAGTCACACTCGGGATTGAGCATCGCTCGGTTTTGTGACAACCAAAGAATCTCGACCGCATCCTTTTACAAATGGCGGCGAGAACTCTCGCAAACGGCCGACCAACCGAGGCAGACTTTCCTGCCCGTTGAAGTTCTCCCCGGCGAGTCAATCGATGACGAACCGCCTCTGAGAGTTCGCCTGACCGTCGGAGCCGTCATCGAAATCCCAGCACAGCGAATCGACATCCTGCTGGCCGTCATCGAGAGAATTCAGACTAGCGGATCGCTCTCACTTGCCCAGCAGAAAAAAACAAAGGGGTCAGGCTTCTTAGGTGAACGCAAGGAAAAAACAAAGGGGTCAAACTTCTTAGGTGAACGCAACTGGCAAACAACGAGACCTGACCCTCTTGATCGTCTGACTCCTTTGATCGCCCTTCATTGA
- a CDS encoding AAA family ATPase: MIRSYFGLTQDPFALRDIELLSHQQEIHDTLRVHSQQGGLCLVVGRPGTGKSVIKESLKRLPDKDYLVASIARTLHTYTNTVKILCEAFKIEFETSAFKCERKLIQQAFALNRSGKMLVTVIDDAHLMDMENLRRLRLLLEDFPKNHNLILVGQVELLASLDLAVNQDIKSRVTYSVITKRLHEDAMREFIERQLDRIGLGHNTFTAGAIELIIRTADGVLRRCRNLCLASMLEAVRASSGTTIDIDLVNRVLMQPHRQKEVDLMDS, from the coding sequence ATGATTCGATCCTACTTCGGTCTCACTCAAGACCCATTCGCCCTGCGCGACATTGAACTGCTCTCCCACCAGCAAGAAATCCACGACACGCTACGTGTTCACAGCCAACAAGGCGGCTTGTGCCTGGTGGTCGGTCGCCCCGGAACGGGCAAGTCCGTGATCAAAGAGTCCCTCAAGCGACTTCCCGACAAAGACTACCTGGTCGCGTCGATCGCACGCACGCTGCACACCTACACCAACACGGTGAAGATCCTCTGTGAGGCCTTCAAGATCGAGTTCGAAACCAGCGCGTTCAAATGCGAACGCAAACTGATCCAGCAAGCTTTCGCTCTGAATCGATCGGGCAAGATGCTCGTCACGGTCATCGATGACGCGCACCTAATGGACATGGAAAACCTCCGCCGCTTGCGGCTCCTGCTGGAGGATTTTCCTAAGAACCACAACTTGATCCTGGTCGGCCAAGTCGAGTTGCTCGCAAGCTTGGATCTGGCGGTCAACCAGGACATCAAAAGCCGTGTGACTTATTCAGTCATTACCAAACGTCTGCACGAAGACGCGATGCGTGAGTTCATCGAGCGTCAGCTTGATCGCATCGGATTGGGGCACAACACGTTCACCGCCGGTGCGATCGAGTTGATCATCCGCACCGCCGACGGAGTGCTGCGTCGTTGCCGCAACCTCTGTCTTGCTTCGATGCTCGAAGCGGTGCGTGCCTCGTCGGGCACGACGATCGACATCGACTTGGTCAACCGCGTGCTGATGCAACCCCACAGGCAAAAGGAGGTCGACCTGATGGATTCTTGA